The Vitis vinifera cultivar Pinot Noir 40024 chromosome 16, ASM3070453v1 DNA segment CACATGAGAACCAATGGCTGAGACATCTAATTATAAGAATCGAGAGGCTTACCTCTACAGAATTCAACCGTGGATTCCTGAAAGGAAACATGATTTAAATAAGAATAAGTTGGATTctcgattttgattttatttatgatttgttACACCATAGATATGCACCCGAAGTAATACTTACAATGTCTCTGCTGCAGGACCAAAAGTGCAGTTTGAAGCATCTCTCTAGCCTTCCTATCTGGAGTACATCCAGCAGATTCCATTTCCTCATATATCTCAGGGACCTGGCCAGCATGTCATTTGAATGGATTCGTTAAGGTAGAAAAGGGAGAAACGAAACAAAACAGTGCAATTCAATTCTTGTATGGAGGAATCTAGATGAATTTAGTTCAAACAGAAGGATATACTGCACCTTGTCAAACTTTCTTGCCCTAATACATGCCTTCATAAGTGTACTGTAAGTGACCACATCAGGACTGATACCCTTCGATAACAACAAGAATGTCTCATCAGAGTCTGGGAAGAAGTGTCTCGAAAATGAATTGCATGAGCAAATCCAAAAGTGCTTTAAGCCCATAACATATCACTCCTAGTATGTGTATCATGCAAAATAAGATAGGCTTACTGTGTCTTTTATATGATGATAAACTGATAGAGCCTCCAAATGTCTCCCAGCAATGCCAAATGCATTGATCAACATGTTCAGCATTATAAGGTTTGGTTCAATTCCTTCTGTCTCCATGAGCTGAAGAACCTTAACTGTTTGCTCACATAAACCCTGCTCAAGAAATCACAATTACAGTGTTGCATGAAATCTTCATAGATGTTGGTCAAATAGAGAGTTAATCCTCTTAACTCAACTTGGACAAAAAGCAAATACTAGCATATCATCATGTCAAACTATCTATCTAATTATCTATCTAATTATTGTGATTACAAAACTGTAAATAGTTTGTCATTGATGTGGTAGGGTATAGGCCCCGTTAGCAGCACATTAATTATTTGAggatggtttttattttatattttatttgttatttttgtgGCACTGGGTTTTGAGGATGGGGTGGGAAATGGAGACCCAAGCCTTACTATGTTTATCCTTGCTAAAACATCTATCTTTATAATTGATTCAAATGCCCAAACAGAAGCATATATCATCTGGTCATAATGAGGCTAGAGCTTTTCTCAATTTCTGGAGTCCAAAGAGATGTTATTTTCTTTGCACATCCAGTGGCCAGCAAAATAAGAGCTAAATTTGCAAATGAATCTATGGCCAACTCCTTATGGCCTCAACCTTCATGGGTTGACAATGAATCTGCTACATGATCATCCGGGCTATAAATTTCAGCTTTTAAAGGCAAATCATATTCTTTACATCTAAAAGTTACTAACTGCTTCCAGTGATCAAAGTCCTTCAACAATTTCTTGGTGTCTCTAGGTTACAAATAAAAGGGGGTATCCAATCATTGGACCACAGTGAATGAATATAGTAGGTAATACACACAGAAAAACAAGTGTAAagataataagaataaaatacgAGAAATTAAAAGGGAGTGACTAGAAAGGTGACAAACCTGTTGAGCATATGCATTTGCCAACACACAAAACATGCTAGCTGATGGCTGAATACCTTCCGATTTTAAAGCAGATATGCACTCTTCCGGGCCCTGGAATCTTCCATACTGCCCATAAATATCAACCAGAATGGCATAAATGGCACCACTTCTTTGATGCCCTCTGCATTTCATATTCTCAAAATTCCTTTTTATCACATCCCACTTCCCCTGCTCCCCTAAACGGCTGATGATAGTGATGAAGATCTTCGGGTCAGGGTACAACCCTTCTTCTTGCATCTTACTAAATAACTCAAGTGCTTTACCGACATCCCCTGCCTTGCAGTGCCACTGAATCAAAGAATTCCATGTCATTATATCCGGTTTCACGCCTTCTTCCTGCATTTTCTCAAACACTTCCAAGGCCTCACTCAACTCACCACACTTGCCAAACGTATCAATTATGCTATTATAAATCCTCTTGTCTAGTGAAACCCCCATCTCCCTTATCTCTCTCACAATCTCCATTGCTTTCTTCCACATCCCATTATCCCTATACACACCAATCACCTTACTATATACAAATGAGTCTGGTCCAAATCCATCCCTACTCATTTCACCGATAACCGCCCAAACATCATTTAACCGCCCTGCACGGCCATAATAATCAACAAGGGCCTCATAAGTTGCTCGGTTCCTCCCAATTCCTAAAGCATCCATTTCCGCCAAAACTTTATCTGCAAGCTCTAACAGGCCTTTTCTCAAACAGCTTCTAAGCATCACATTATACACCCTCAAATCAAGCTTCAACCCCAAATGCACCATTTCCCTAAAAATGGCCTCGGCTTCCAAGGTCCTCCCAACACTCCCTAAGGCCTCAATTACAGTGGTGTAACTTCCCAAGCTAAGACTAAACCCGAGAGCCTCCATTTGAGCTAACAGCTTCATGGCCTTATCAACATCCCCTACTCTGCAACTTTCCCTAATCCTAGCATTGTACACAACCCCAGAGAGCTCTTCCCCATTTTCTGAAATGGAAACCTCTTCTACACTGACTTGATGCTTGTTTTTCATGTGGGTATTGATCAAAGTTGGAAATGGTGGACCCATAAGAGAGACCATGAAGTGCATTTTCATGGGCTTATACTGCCCCAATTGTTGGTGAAACAAGGAAACCGATTGGCAACACTTGATGCTGAGCATGATGAATGTACCAATGTATTGCTGTTACTGCAAAATGGGGGGTTTAtcatttatgtatatttttccACAAAttgaagtataaaaaaattctttgccATTTGGGTTTAGTTGTGATATTCATGGTGGAACCATGTCTAAATCATACTATGCCACATGCCCAAgggttttttatattatttatttatttatatatatatatatatatatttttaaataccatAGAgtgatattaaaaattttatgataaaaattgtCACATAATACTGTAAGTAAAATCATAAGGGATGCAATAATCATACTAAAAAACAAGTATGAAATAATCCTAAGGATGCATCAAcatcaaattatataattttattttaaagggtgAATCTTTTAAACTTGATCAACCATGAGTatcgtcttttgaaaatatgtatttcacctaacaaaattaatttatctttcATATTAACTTATCTTTTGTATTACTGTGAgtattttaactcattttttttttaaatacaagttaaatatttttatattaaacttattttttcaaaaaaataaatttaatgttttattaaaGTTACTTATTGTTTTTTATAGAGCTAAAAGTAATCCAAAAATcatttccaaaataattatattatcatttataaGATCAAACAAACATGATATtgagcaattttttttattttaaatattcattaatttaataagtattgtaaagttttaattatggaataaatctttatttttgaCATGAATCTTATAAGtttagaaaaagagaaagaaaatgtatAACAAgatttttgatttaattttgagaattacaaatttcaaaattaacttCAATATAAAAAACCCAGGTGGATGGGATGATAAAATCACTATATTGCCCTTCAACTTCACCCATTTTCTCTGGATAATaaagagggggaaaaaaaatcttcaactGAAATTCCTCCGTTTCTTCAAGGGATTACGTCATTGATTTCTGCACTTTCACTACCTGGGTTTGTCTCCTTAAACCCTGAAGGCTGATGGGTAAAGCCCTATAATCTACAAAACCCCTGAAAATCCAGGAAACAGCAAGAAAATCCGAGGTCATGCCAGTGGCAATGGCATGCGCTGGAGTGCTGGCATTCTCATCTGCGCCCAAAAACTCAGacccatcatcatcatcatcatcatcaaaggTATGCAGAAGCTCTACTGCTACAGTTTCTTGCGTTTCACATTGCGTATGTTCTGCTGCCAGTACCAGTACTGCCACTGAACAAGCAAATTTACAGAAATTTAGTTACAGCAGGGCGTCTCCATCTGTGAGATGGCCTCACCTGAAGCTGACTGAGAATTACCCACCATCACAGAGGCCTACCCATGTTGTGGAAGATGTGGGTCTTTTGGAAGACACTCATGATTCTTTAGGAAAAGAGGAAATTAGGGAGATAGGTGAAGCGGGTTTTGGGGAGGGTTTGGAATTGGGTGATGAAACCCAGGATTTTTTGGGGAAAACTAGTAAGAATAGGGTGAAGAAAATGACTAAATTGGCTCTTAAAAGGGCTAAAGACTGGAGGCAGAGGGTACAGTTTTTGACCGATAGGATACTGGGGTTGAAATCAGAGGAGTTTGTGGCTGATGTGTTGGATGATAGAAAGGTTCAGATGACGCCTACAGATTTTTGCTTTGTTGTGAAGTGGGTTGGGCAGTCGAGCTGGCAACGGGCATTGGAGGTTTACGAGTGGCTGAATCTTCGCCACTGGTACTCTCCCAATGCCAGGATGCTCGCCACTATATTGTCGGTGCTCGGGAAGGCCAATCAGGAAGCATTGGCTGTGGAAATATTTGCCCGAGCAGAGGCTGCATCTGGTAACACTGTCCAAGTTTACAATGCAATGATGGGTGTTTATGCCCGAACAGGTCGGTTCACTAAGGTTCAAGAATTGCTTGATTTAATGCGGTCACGGGGATGTGAGCCAGATCTTGTGAGCTTCAATACTTTGATAAATGCCCGGTTGAAATCAGGTACCATGGTAACAAATTTGGCAATTGAACTGCTTAATGAGGTTAGAAGGTCAGGTATTCAACCTGATATAATCACTTACAACACTCTTATTAGTGCTTGTTCACGTGAGTCCAATTTGGAGGAGGCAGTGAAGGTGTACAATGACATGGTGGCTCATCGTTGTCAACCTGATTTATGGACTTATAATGCAATGATTTCAGTTTATGGAAGATGTGGAATGTCCAGAGAGGCAGGTAGGCTCTTTAAGGACTTGGAGTCAAAAGGGTTTCTCCCTGATGCAGTGACGTATAATTCTCTGCTATATGCATTTGCTAGAGAAGGGAATGTGGATAAGGTCAAGGAGATTTGCGAGGACATGgtaaaaatgggttttggaaAAGATGAAATGACTTATAACACCATTATCCACATGTATGGAAAGCGAGGACAGCATGATCTAGCATTTCAGCTTTATAGTGACATGAAACTGTCAGGCCGAAGTCCTGATGCTGTTACCTACACTGTTTTGATTGATTCACTTGGGAAAGCAAATATGATAAAGGAGGCTGCAGAGGTGATGTCCGAGATGTTGAATGCAAGAGTTAAACCCACTTTGCGAACTTTCAGTGCTTTGATTTGTGGGTATGCCAAGGCCGGGAAGAGGGTGGAGGCTGAAGAGACTTTTGATTGCATGTTGAGGTCCGGGATCAAACCTGATCATCTAGCATACTCTGTTATGTTAGATATCCTTTTAAGGTTTAATGAGAGTGGGAAGGCAATGAAGTTGTATCAAGAAATGGTTCTTCATAGTTTCAAGCCGGATCATGCCCTTTATGAGGTCATGCTTCGAGTACTTGGGAAGGAAAACAGAGAGGAAGATGTTCACAAAGTGGTCAAGGATATGGAGGAGTTATGTGGTATGAACTCACAAGTTATTTGTTCTATTCTTGTTAAGGGGGAATGTTTTGACCATGCTGCTAACATGTTGAGATTGGCCATCAGCCAGGGCTGTGAACTTGACCGTGAGAATTTGTTATCTATTTTGGGTTCATATGGTTCATCTGGAAGACACTTGGAGGCACGGGAGTTGCTTGATTTCTTGAGAGAACATTCTTCTGGATCGCATCAATTGATAAATGAGGCTCTGATTATCATGCTTTGCAAGGCTCACCAGCTGGGTGATGCTTTGAGAGAATATGGCAAAGCTAGGGATTTTGGTTTGTTTTGTGGAAGTTTCACCATGTATGAGTCCTTGCTTCTGTGCTGTGAAGAAAATGAACTCTTTGCTGAAGCTTCTCAGATATTTTCTGATATGAGATTTTATGGTGTGGAACCTTCTGATCACCTTTACCGAAGCATGGTAGTTACATATTGTAAAATGGGATTCCCTGAGACAGCTCATTATTTGATTGATCAGGCAGAGGAAAAAGGCCTTCTATTCGATGATGTATCCATCCATACTGGTGTTATTGAGGCATATGGGAAATTGAAGCTGTGGCAAAAAGCAGAAAGCTTGGTTGGAAGTCTTCGACAGAAGTGTACAATGGTGGATCGGAAGGTTTGGAATGCCTTAATACATGCTTATGCAGCAAGTGGCTGCTATGAGCGAGCAAGGGCTATTTTTAATACAATGATGAGAGATGGTCCTTCCCCAACTGTAGATTCCGTGAATGGTCTCATGCAAGCTTTAATTGTTGATGGGAGACTAGATGAGCTCTATGTGGTAATACAGGAGTTGCAAGATATGGGTTTTAAGATAAGTAAAAGTTCAATTACACTGATGCTTGATGCATTTGCACATGCAGGGAACATATTTGAGGTGAAAAAAATATACCAGGGAATGAAGGCTGCCGGTTATTTTCCTACCATGCATCTCTACAGAATCATGATTGGGTTGCTAGCCAAGGGAAAACGAGTAAGGGATGTTGAAGCAATGGTTTCTGAGATGGAAGTAGCAAGATTCAAGCCCGACCTTTCTATATGGAATTCTGTGCTCAAATTATACACAGGAATTGGGGATTTTAAAAAGACGGGTcaggtgtatcagctgattcaagAAGCTGGACTTAAACCAGATGAGGACACTTACAATACTTTAATATTAATGTACTGTAGAGATCGTAGACCAGAAGAAGGTTTGTCCCTGATGCATGAAATGAGAAGGGTTGGTTTGGAGCCTAAATTGGACACTTACAAAAGCCTGATTTCAGCATTTGGGAAACTGCAGATGGTAGAACAAGCTGAGGAACTTTTTGAAGGGTTGCTGTCAAAAGAGTGTAAATTGGATCGCtctttttatcatattatgATGAAAATGTTTAGAAATTCTGGAAACCATTCCAAAGCTGAAAAGCTACTTGGCGTGATGAAGGAAGCTGGAGTAGAACCTACCATTGCCACAATGCACTTACTTATGGTTTCTTATAGTGGTTCTGGACAGCCAGAGGAAGCTGAAAAAGTTCTTGATAATT contains these protein-coding regions:
- the LOC100252831 gene encoding pentatricopeptide repeat-containing protein At3g18110, chloroplastic isoform X2, whose amino-acid sequence is MPVAMACAGVLAFSSAPKNSDPSSSSSSSKVCRSSTATVSCVSHCVCSAASTSTATEQANLQKFSYSRASPSVRWPHLKLTENYPPSQRPTHVVEDVGLLEDTHDSLGKEEIREIGEAGFGEGLELGDETQDFLGKTSKNRVKKMTKLALKRAKDWRQRVQFLTDRILGLKSEEFVADVLDDRKVQMTPTDFCFVVKWVGQSSWQRALEVYEWLNLRHWYSPNARMLATILSVLGKANQEALAVEIFARAEAASGNTVQVYNAMMGVYARTGRFTKVQELLDLMRSRGCEPDLVSFNTLINARLKSGTMVTNLAIELLNEVRRSGIQPDIITYNTLISACSRESNLEEAVKVYNDMVAHRCQPDLWTYNAMISVYGRCGMSREAGRLFKDLESKGFLPDAVTYNSLLYAFAREGNVDKVKEICEDMVKMGFGKDEMTYNTIIHMYGKRGQHDLAFQLYSDMKLSGRSPDAVTYTVLIDSLGKANMIKEAAEVMSEMLNARVKPTLRTFSALICGYAKAGKRVEAEETFDCMLRSGIKPDHLAYSVMLDILLRFNESGKAMKLYQEMVLHSFKPDHALYEVMLRVLGKENREEDVHKVVKDMEELCGMNSQVICSILVKGECFDHAANMLRLAISQGCELDRENLLSILGSYGSSGRHLEARELLDFLREHSSGSHQLINEALIIMLCKAHQLGDALREYGKARDFGLFCGSFTMYESLLLCCEENELFAEASQIFSDMRFYGVEPSDHLYRSMVVTYCKMGFPETAHYLIDQAEEKGLLFDDVSIHTGVIEAYGKLKLWQKAESLVGSLRQKCTMVDRKVWNALIHAYAASGCYERARAIFNTMMRDGPSPTVDSVNGLMQALIVDGRLDELYVVIQELQDMGFKISKSSITLMLDAFAHAGNIFEVKKIYQGMKAAGYFPTMHLYRIMIGLLAKGKRVRDVEAMVSEMEVARFKPDLSIWNSVLKLYTGIGDFKKTGQVYQLIQEAGLKPDEDTYNTLILMYCRDRRPEEGLSLMHEMRRVGLEPKLDTYKSLISAFGKLQMVEQAEELFEGLLSKECKLDRSFYHIMMKMFRNSGNHSKAEKLLGVMKEAGVEPTIATMHLLMVSYSGSGQPEEAEKVLDNLKVEGLPLSTLPYSSVIDAYLKNGDHNVAIQKLMEMKKDGLEPDHRIWTCFVRAASLSQHTSEAIVLLKALRDTGFDLPISF
- the LOC100257976 gene encoding pentatricopeptide repeat-containing protein CRP1, chloroplastic, producing MLSIKCCQSVSLFHQQLGQYKPMKMHFMVSLMGPPFPTLINTHMKNKHQVSVEEVSISENGEELSGVVYNARIRESCRVGDVDKAMKLLAQMEALGFSLSLGSYTTVIEALGSVGRTLEAEAIFREMVHLGLKLDLRVYNVMLRSCLRKGLLELADKVLAEMDALGIGRNRATYEALVDYYGRAGRLNDVWAVIGEMSRDGFGPDSFVYSKVIGVYRDNGMWKKAMEIVREIREMGVSLDKRIYNSIIDTFGKCGELSEALEVFEKMQEEGVKPDIMTWNSLIQWHCKAGDVGKALELFSKMQEEGLYPDPKIFITIISRLGEQGKWDVIKRNFENMKCRGHQRSGAIYAILVDIYGQYGRFQGPEECISALKSEGIQPSASMFCVLANAYAQQGLCEQTVKVLQLMETEGIEPNLIMLNMLINAFGIAGRHLEALSVYHHIKDTGISPDVVTYSTLMKACIRARKFDKVPEIYEEMESAGCTPDRKAREMLQTALLVLQQRH
- the LOC100252831 gene encoding pentatricopeptide repeat-containing protein At3g18110, chloroplastic isoform X1; the encoded protein is MPVAMACAGVLAFSSAPKNSDPSSSSSSSKVCRSSTATVSCVSHCVCSAASTSTATEQANLQKFSYSRASPSVRWPHLKLTENYPPSQRPTHVVEDVGLLEDTHDSLGKEEIREIGEAGFGEGLELGDETQDFLGKTSKNRVKKMTKLALKRAKDWRQRVQFLTDRILGLKSEEFVADVLDDRKVQMTPTDFCFVVKWVGQSSWQRALEVYEWLNLRHWYSPNARMLATILSVLGKANQEALAVEIFARAEAASGNTVQVYNAMMGVYARTGRFTKVQELLDLMRSRGCEPDLVSFNTLINARLKSGTMVTNLAIELLNEVRRSGIQPDIITYNTLISACSRESNLEEAVKVYNDMVAHRCQPDLWTYNAMISVYGRCGMSREAGRLFKDLESKGFLPDAVTYNSLLYAFAREGNVDKVKEICEDMVKMGFGKDEMTYNTIIHMYGKRGQHDLAFQLYSDMKLSGRSPDAVTYTVLIDSLGKANMIKEAAEVMSEMLNARVKPTLRTFSALICGYAKAGKRVEAEETFDCMLRSGIKPDHLAYSVMLDILLRFNESGKAMKLYQEMVLHSFKPDHALYEVMLRVLGKENREEDVHKVVKDMEELCGMNSQVICSILVKGECFDHAANMLRLAISQGCELDRENLLSILGSYGSSGRHLEARELLDFLREHSSGSHQLINEALIIMLCKAHQLGDALREYGKARDFGLFCGSFTMYESLLLCCEENELFAEASQIFSDMRFYGVEPSDHLYRSMVVTYCKMGFPETAHYLIDQAEEKGLLFDDVSIHTGVIEAYGKLKLWQKAESLVGSLRQKCTMVDRKVWNALIHAYAASGCYERARAIFNTMMRDGPSPTVDSVNGLMQALIVDGRLDELYVVIQELQDMGFKISKSSITLMLDAFAHAGNIFEVKKIYQGMKAAGYFPTMHLYRIMIGLLAKGKRVRDVEAMVSEMEVARFKPDLSIWNSVLKLYTGIGDFKKTGQVYQLIQEAGLKPDEDTYNTLILMYCRDRRPEEGLSLMHEMRRVGLEPKLDTYKSLISAFGKLQMVEQAEELFEGLLSKECKLDRSFYHIMMKMFRNSGNHSKAEKLLGVMKEAGVEPTIATMHLLMVSYSGSGQPEEAEKVLDNLKVEGLPLSTLPYSSVIDAYLKNGDHNVAIQKLMEMKKDGLEPDHRIWTCFVRAASLSQHTSEAIVLLKALRDTGFDLPIRLLTEKSDSLVSEVDNCLEKLGPLEDNAAFNFVNALEDLLWAFELRATASWVFQLAVKRSIYRHDVFRVAEKDWGADFRKMSAGSALVGLTLWLDHMQDASLQGYPLSPKSVVLITGTAEYNMVSLNSTLKAFLWEMGSPFLPCKTRSGLLVAKAHSLRMWLKDSSFCLDLELKDAPSLPESNSMQLMEGCFLRRGLVPAFKDITERLGDVRPKKFARLALLPDEKRDKVIRADIEGGKEKLEKMKKKVGVKRRRKLVRRKFIRGVVLSKPVEIR